A genomic stretch from Antarcticibacterium flavum includes:
- the ppk1 gene encoding polyphosphate kinase 1 has translation MGNHQYINRELSWLQFNARVLQEAEDETVPLIERLRFLGIFSNNLDEFFKVRYATIKRIDLAGKTAKSILGGIKAGKLLEEITQIVIDQQSESLEVLDKIQKQLEDHDIYIINEKQVSSSQEAFIKNYFLSKVSPALVTIILNDLVEAPSLKDSAAYLAVKMVMKEEVPQHGISRLLKRDARDKKYVLIEIPRSIDRFVVLPEEDGKQYIILLDDLIRFNLKTIFNIFEYESVSAHMIKITRDAELDIDSDLSKSFIEKISASVQDRIKGDPVRFVYDMNIDEDTLSFLMGKMGIDSTDSIIPGGRYHNRRDYMNFPSLGNEELLYKAIEPLPIPGLILQGSLLGMIGKKDYLLYAPYQAFQYVVKFLREAALDPKVRSIKITIYRLAKISHIASSLINAVKNGKKVTVQIELRARFDEVANIRYAEQMQQEGVNLIFGVTGLKVHCKTCVIEREEKGKLRKYGFLSTGNFNESTSRIYTDYTLFTGNQEILKEINKVFDFFEINYKVSRYKHLLVSPHYTRTALLKLIGTEIENAQRGRPAGIRLKLNSLSDFTLIDKLYEASNAGVKIRLIVRGICSLIPGIPGLSENIEAISIVDKFLEHPRVYIFENEGDPKIYISSADWMTRNMDYRVEVSCPIYDEDIKQEILETFEISWSDNVKARVHSRDQDNAYRRNDNLPVRSQFALYDYYKQKLENFNG, from the coding sequence ATGGGTAACCACCAATACATCAACCGGGAATTAAGCTGGCTACAATTCAATGCACGAGTTCTACAGGAAGCTGAAGATGAGACAGTTCCCCTAATAGAACGTCTTAGGTTTCTTGGGATATTTTCTAATAACCTCGATGAATTTTTCAAGGTTAGGTATGCAACGATAAAGCGCATTGACCTTGCAGGAAAGACAGCTAAAAGCATTTTAGGAGGTATAAAAGCCGGAAAATTGCTGGAGGAAATTACACAAATCGTGATAGACCAACAATCTGAAAGCCTCGAGGTACTGGATAAGATCCAGAAACAACTGGAGGATCACGATATTTATATCATCAATGAGAAGCAGGTATCCTCATCACAGGAAGCTTTTATAAAGAATTATTTTTTATCTAAAGTAAGCCCTGCACTGGTAACAATTATCCTGAATGACCTGGTGGAGGCCCCAAGTTTAAAAGATAGTGCTGCCTACCTGGCAGTAAAAATGGTGATGAAGGAAGAGGTCCCGCAACACGGGATCTCCAGGTTGCTCAAGAGAGATGCACGGGACAAAAAATATGTTCTTATAGAAATACCCAGAAGTATTGATAGGTTCGTGGTCCTGCCTGAAGAGGATGGCAAGCAATATATTATCCTGCTGGATGACCTTATACGTTTTAACCTGAAGACTATTTTCAACATTTTTGAATATGAGAGCGTAAGTGCTCATATGATCAAAATTACCAGGGATGCAGAGCTGGATATTGACAGTGACCTCAGTAAAAGTTTCATTGAAAAAATATCTGCCAGTGTACAGGATAGAATAAAAGGGGACCCGGTACGGTTTGTTTATGATATGAACATAGATGAGGATACCCTGAGTTTTCTAATGGGAAAAATGGGTATTGACTCAACCGATAGCATTATTCCCGGGGGGCGATATCATAACCGCCGCGATTATATGAATTTTCCCAGCCTGGGAAATGAGGAATTACTGTATAAAGCTATAGAACCTTTACCAATACCGGGACTTATTTTACAGGGTAGCCTTTTGGGAATGATTGGTAAAAAAGATTATTTGCTTTACGCACCTTACCAGGCTTTTCAATATGTCGTAAAATTTCTTAGGGAAGCAGCCCTTGATCCAAAGGTAAGATCAATAAAGATCACCATTTACAGGCTTGCAAAAATCTCCCACATAGCCAGCTCCCTAATAAATGCGGTTAAAAACGGAAAGAAGGTTACCGTTCAAATCGAGCTGCGGGCAAGATTTGATGAAGTTGCCAACATTCGTTATGCAGAGCAAATGCAGCAGGAAGGGGTAAATCTTATTTTTGGAGTAACAGGTCTTAAGGTTCATTGTAAAACCTGTGTGATCGAAAGGGAAGAAAAAGGAAAATTGCGTAAGTACGGTTTCCTTAGTACAGGGAACTTCAATGAATCGACCTCCCGTATATATACAGATTATACGCTCTTCACAGGGAACCAGGAAATTCTAAAGGAGATAAATAAAGTATTTGATTTCTTTGAGATCAATTATAAGGTTAGTAGATATAAACACCTGTTGGTATCACCACATTATACAAGAACTGCGCTCCTTAAGCTTATTGGTACAGAAATTGAAAATGCACAGCGGGGAAGACCTGCAGGTATAAGACTTAAGCTAAACAGTTTAAGTGATTTTACATTGATAGACAAGCTATATGAGGCTAGTAATGCCGGAGTGAAAATAAGGCTTATCGTAAGGGGGATATGTTCATTAATACCGGGAATCCCTGGATTAAGTGAGAATATTGAAGCAATAAGTATTGTGGATAAATTCCTTGAACATCCCAGGGTGTATATATTCGAAAATGAAGGAGATCCTAAAATTTATATTTCTTCTGCCGATTGGATGACGCGTAATATGGATTACAGGGTAGAGGTATCCTGTCCTATTTATGATGAGGATATCAAACAGGAGATCCTGGAAACCTTTGAGATAAGCTGGAGTGATAATGTTAAGGCCAGGGTACATTCCAGGGACCAGGACAATGCATACCGCAGAAATGACAATCTGCCGGTGCGGTCGCAGTTTGCGCTCTATGATTATTATAAACAAAAACTTGAAAATTTTAACGGGTGA
- the pdxH gene encoding pyridoxamine 5'-phosphate oxidase, with translation MSKNLANYRRVYSKGKLLETEIPSNPMELFKDWFEEVEEGRDPMEVNAMTISTIGKDGYPKNRVVLLKEFTTEGFIFYTNYASDKGQALSHNPHICISFFWPQMERQVIIKGKAEKYSEEKAIEYFNSRPRGSQLGAWASNQSSEIKSREVLENRLKELEEEYEGKEVPKPDSWGGYLVRPIDFEFWQGRPNRLHDRIYFEVKDNHWKFKRLAP, from the coding sequence ATGAGCAAAAATCTTGCTAATTACAGGCGTGTATATTCAAAAGGAAAACTTCTGGAAACTGAAATTCCGTCAAATCCCATGGAACTTTTTAAGGATTGGTTTGAAGAAGTAGAAGAAGGTAGAGATCCAATGGAGGTAAATGCCATGACTATATCTACCATAGGAAAAGATGGATATCCAAAGAACAGGGTGGTTCTTCTTAAAGAATTTACTACTGAAGGTTTTATATTCTATACTAATTATGCTTCCGATAAGGGACAGGCCCTTTCTCACAACCCTCATATCTGTATTTCTTTCTTCTGGCCACAAATGGAGCGACAGGTGATAATAAAAGGGAAAGCTGAAAAATATTCAGAAGAAAAAGCCATAGAATATTTCAATTCCCGTCCTCGTGGAAGCCAATTAGGAGCCTGGGCTTCAAATCAAAGCAGTGAAATAAAATCCAGGGAAGTACTTGAAAATCGGCTAAAGGAACTGGAAGAAGAATATGAGGGAAAGGAGGTTCCTAAACCCGATTCCTGGGGAGGATATCTTGTAAGACCAATAGACTTTGAATTTTGGCAGGGTAGGCCCAACAGGCTGCACGACCGTATTTATTTTGAAGTAAAGGATAACCACTGGAAATTTAAAAGACTGGCGCCATGA
- a CDS encoding SixA phosphatase family protein: MKRLILVRHGKSSWKYNVADDKRPLKKRGFKDGELISKAFRKFYSKPVTIWTSPAVRALETAKIFKEELEVGDRDFIIKPNLYTFNKKDLLAQINTCDPAVEKLIVFGHNPAMTGLVNELGNKSFDNIPTTGLTVIDFETNSWKDLQNGETILNLFPKNLR, from the coding sequence ATGAAAAGATTGATCCTGGTAAGACACGGGAAGTCCTCCTGGAAATATAATGTGGCAGATGATAAGCGGCCATTAAAGAAAAGAGGGTTTAAGGATGGGGAGCTTATTTCTAAAGCCTTCCGGAAATTCTATAGTAAACCTGTTACAATATGGACCAGTCCTGCTGTAAGAGCCCTGGAAACGGCAAAGATCTTTAAAGAAGAATTGGAAGTAGGGGATAGGGATTTTATCATAAAACCTAACCTTTATACTTTTAATAAGAAAGATCTCCTGGCACAAATAAATACTTGTGATCCTGCTGTGGAAAAACTTATTGTCTTTGGACATAATCCCGCTATGACCGGCCTGGTGAATGAACTGGGAAATAAATCATTTGATAATATTCCCACGACGGGACTTACGGTCATAGATTTTGAAACAAATTCCTGGAAAGACCTTCAAAATGGGGAAACTATTCTTAATTTGTTTCCCAAAAATCTGCGATAA